The window GACCGACGGGGCGCGGGCCGGCAGCCCCTGCCGACCGGGGCGGATCCGAAGCCCCGCAGCGACCTGCTCACCACTCTTGGTCGGTGGGGCGCACCAGGATCTCGTTGACCGCCACGTGCGCCGGCTGGGTGGCCGCGTAGACGACGGCGGCCGCGATGTCCTCGGGCTGCAGCTGGCGGATGGCTGCGGCCGACGCCTGGATCCGCTCCCGAGCCGCCGGCTGGGTGATGTGGTCGCGCAGCTCGGTCTGCACGATCCCGGGCTCGATGACCACCACCCGTACGCCCCGGGTGGTGACCTCCTGCCGAAGCCCCTCGCTGAACGCGTTCACGGCCCACTTGCTCGCGTTGTACGCCGCGACACCCGAGCGGGCGGTGCGCCCGGCGGTCGAAGACATCTGCACGAGCACACCGCGACGCTCCAGCAGCTGCGGCAGCGCGGCATGGGTCAGGTACATCAGGCCGAGCACATTCGTGCCCATCATCCGGCGCCAGTCCTCGGTATCGGCGCCCTGCACCGTGCCCAGCAGCATGACTCCTGCGTTGTTCACCAGGATGTCCAGGGCACCGAGCTCGGCCACCGTGCCGGCTACGGCGTCACGGCAGGCCGCCTCGTCCGAGACGTCCAGCTCCAGCACCAGGACCCGGACGCCGAGCGACACCAGCTCCTCGCGCAGGGCGTCGAGCCGGTCGGTGCGCCGAGCCGCGACGGCGACAGCTGCCCCCTCCCGGGCCAGCGCCACAGCCACCGCCCGGCCGATCCCGGACGACGCGCCCGTGACCAGTGCCACCCGACCTGCCAGCCGGTCCGCCATCTGCTGCTCCTTCCGGTCCCAGTCCTGCCGGTGCTGTCAGGCCGTCTCGAGC is drawn from Actinomycetes bacterium and contains these coding sequences:
- a CDS encoding SDR family NAD(P)-dependent oxidoreductase; amino-acid sequence: MADRLAGRVALVTGASSGIGRAVAVALAREGAAVAVAARRTDRLDALREELVSLGVRVLVLELDVSDEAACRDAVAGTVAELGALDILVNNAGVMLLGTVQGADTEDWRRMMGTNVLGLMYLTHAALPQLLERRGVLVQMSSTAGRTARSGVAAYNASKWAVNAFSEGLRQEVTTRGVRVVVIEPGIVQTELRDHITQPAARERIQASAAAIRQLQPEDIAAAVVYAATQPAHVAVNEILVRPTDQEW